A stretch of Campylobacter showae DNA encodes these proteins:
- a CDS encoding MotE family protein, with the protein MKKILILLTLNLCVWGANDVNAQSASQSGFKIPVDCVSIFETRKDELKRELAKIDEARQSLEAFRASSAALFEERNAKLAVKEAEINATLARAQEEKKQTEQLIKKNEEIVKELRTMTSDKVGEAYGKMKDQAAADVLSAMDRTDAASIMYSLSPKKISAIMAKMEPTAASEITLLIKQGPPFIKAEKNVTQEISPTSPDGPAGNLLNL; encoded by the coding sequence TTGAAAAAAATTTTGATTTTACTAACTTTAAATTTATGCGTTTGGGGTGCAAACGACGTAAACGCTCAAAGCGCGAGCCAAAGCGGCTTTAAGATCCCGGTGGACTGCGTTTCGATATTTGAAACTAGAAAAGACGAGCTAAAAAGAGAGCTTGCCAAAATAGACGAAGCAAGGCAGAGTTTGGAGGCTTTTCGGGCGAGTTCGGCGGCGCTTTTTGAGGAGCGAAACGCCAAGCTAGCCGTCAAAGAGGCCGAGATAAACGCAACTCTAGCTCGCGCGCAAGAGGAAAAAAAGCAGACCGAGCAGCTGATAAAGAAAAACGAGGAAATCGTAAAAGAGCTAAGAACGATGACTAGCGACAAGGTCGGCGAGGCTTACGGCAAGATGAAGGATCAAGCTGCCGCCGACGTGCTAAGCGCGATGGATAGGACGGACGCGGCTAGCATTATGTACTCGTTAAGCCCTAAAAAAATCTCCGCGATAATGGCAAAAATGGAGCCTACCGCGGCGTCTGAAATCACGCTTTTAATCAAGCAAGGCCCGCCGTTTATAAAGGCTGAGAAAAACGTAACGCAAGAAATCTCTCCGACATCTCCGGACGGCCCGGCGGGAAATCTGCTAAATTTGTAA
- the carA gene encoding glutamine-hydrolyzing carbamoyl-phosphate synthase small subunit — MRAYIYLENGVFLQAKAFGTSGTASGEMVFNTSLTGYQEIMSDPSYAGQFIVFTMPEIGIVGVNEDDMESAKIHASGVLMRDFNPTASNFRSQKSLEEFFKEQGKFGVYDIDTRFLTKMLRDNGALHAVISTEISDEKELKKLLENSPRISEINYVAKVSTEQIYAHENGAWDPASKAYSALKSNGKKIAVIDYGVKRNILNELCEMGLETQIYPHDVQADELIAKFNKGEINGVFLSNGPGEPKALKNEIAQIKKLIEARVPIFGICLGHQLLSNAFGFETYKLKFGQHGANHPVLNLQTKAVEITAQNHNYNVPEEISQVAEITHRNLFDGTIEGVKYKDYPVFSVQHHPEASGGPSESKYIFKQFLEIL; from the coding sequence GTGAGAGCTTATATCTACCTTGAAAACGGCGTTTTTTTGCAGGCTAAGGCTTTTGGCACGAGCGGTACGGCTAGCGGCGAAATGGTCTTTAATACAAGCCTAACTGGCTATCAAGAGATCATGAGTGATCCTAGCTACGCGGGTCAGTTTATCGTCTTTACGATGCCTGAGATCGGCATAGTGGGCGTAAACGAAGACGATATGGAGAGCGCGAAAATCCACGCTAGTGGCGTTTTGATGAGGGATTTTAATCCTACCGCGTCAAATTTCCGCTCACAAAAAAGCTTGGAAGAATTTTTCAAAGAGCAAGGTAAATTCGGCGTTTACGATATCGATACGAGATTTTTAACCAAGATGTTGCGCGATAACGGCGCGCTTCACGCTGTGATCTCGACTGAAATTTCAGACGAAAAAGAGCTAAAAAAACTGCTCGAAAACTCGCCTAGAATCTCGGAGATAAACTACGTCGCAAAGGTAAGCACCGAGCAAATTTACGCTCACGAAAACGGCGCTTGGGATCCCGCGAGCAAAGCCTACTCTGCGCTAAAATCAAACGGCAAAAAGATCGCCGTCATCGACTACGGCGTAAAGCGAAACATCCTAAACGAGCTTTGCGAAATGGGTCTTGAGACGCAAATTTATCCGCACGACGTGCAGGCGGATGAACTCATCGCTAAATTTAACAAAGGCGAGATAAACGGCGTGTTTCTCTCAAACGGTCCAGGCGAGCCAAAGGCCCTAAAAAACGAGATCGCGCAGATAAAAAAGCTGATCGAAGCGCGAGTGCCGATTTTTGGCATTTGCCTAGGCCATCAGCTACTTAGCAATGCATTCGGCTTTGAGACGTACAAGCTAAAATTCGGTCAGCACGGCGCAAATCACCCGGTTTTAAATTTGCAAACCAAAGCAGTCGAGATAACGGCGCAAAACCACAACTACAACGTTCCCGAGGAGATCTCACAGGTCGCCGAGATCACGCATAGAAATCTTTTCGACGGCACGATCGAAGGCGTGAAATACAAGGATTATCCGGTATTTTCGGTGCAGCATCACCCCGAGGCTAGCGGCGGGCCGAGCGAGAGCAAATATATCTTTAAACAATTTTTAGAAATTTTATAG
- a CDS encoding DUF507 family protein yields the protein MRIKLPHTPYIAHKIAIDLLKSGFVNLTRGVEPVAACAKEILDNDLQKEKALEERVNEVLAENEDDMESMQVDRKNMFWLVKKKLAKEYGVILTYEDRFSNVAHLVLESAWKKGLIDYTVSENRIKNIIYGSIEEYLKTYEILQDVVIDKIDGYKRKLIPGTEEYDIVFERLYEDELRKRGML from the coding sequence ATGCGTATAAAACTCCCACACACACCCTACATCGCGCACAAAATCGCTATTGATTTATTAAAGTCCGGATTCGTAAATTTAACGCGCGGAGTAGAGCCCGTAGCGGCATGCGCGAAAGAAATTTTAGATAACGATTTACAAAAAGAAAAAGCGCTTGAAGAGCGCGTAAATGAGGTGCTCGCCGAGAACGAAGACGACATGGAGAGCATGCAAGTCGATAGAAAAAATATGTTTTGGCTCGTAAAAAAGAAGCTCGCCAAAGAGTATGGCGTGATTCTCACGTACGAAGACCGCTTTAGCAACGTCGCCCACCTCGTGCTAGAAAGCGCTTGGAAAAAGGGGCTCATCGACTACACGGTCTCCGAAAACCGTATCAAAAACATCATCTACGGCTCGATCGAAGAGTATCTAAAAACGTATGAAATTTTACAAGACGTGGTCATCGACAAGATCGACGGCTACAAGCGCAAGCTAATCCCTGGTACCGAGGAGTACGACATCGTATTTGAGCGGCTCTACGAGGACGAACTAAGAAAACGAGGCATGCTGTGA
- a CDS encoding flagellar export protein FliJ, translated as MKSKFTQIVNIKKRNLDKIELNLARTRNEAAMIEGFIAQAAEQISKFEMPSSGSAADLRGSLELLGAMRREKSLLTERLELMKKNIAHLERQYKAANLEYEKMKYLQTQDFSAQIEKIKKAEATALDEFATMNFTRKKEAKA; from the coding sequence TTTACGCAAATCGTAAATATAAAAAAGCGAAATTTAGACAAAATCGAGCTAAATTTAGCAAGAACCAGAAACGAAGCGGCGATGATAGAGGGCTTCATAGCGCAGGCTGCCGAGCAAATTTCAAAATTTGAAATGCCCTCTAGCGGCTCTGCGGCCGATCTGCGCGGATCGCTGGAGCTTCTGGGCGCGATGCGGCGAGAAAAAAGTCTGCTAACCGAGCGGCTCGAGCTAATGAAAAAAAACATCGCGCACCTCGAGCGGCAGTACAAGGCGGCAAATTTGGAGTACGAAAAGATGAAATACCTGCAAACGCAGGACTTTAGCGCGCAAATAGAAAAGATAAAAAAGGCCGAAGCTACGGCTCTGGACGAGTTTGCGACGATGAATTTTACTAGGAAAAAAGAGGCGAAAGCTTGA
- a CDS encoding sulfite exporter TauE/SafE family protein, whose product MSGAEFFSILSVAALSSVGHCIGMCSGFAIVLARFLSGKGKIFSAAMIAGYNLARICAYMLLGFIFGSLGGVFTLSLVARGYLFFAIGVFMAVLGVALIRRGAVLNFIEKNAFLSKILNEKMKAAISKNSVLGFLTLGFLNGLLPCGVVYYFLALAVASGSGAKGAAIAATFGVVSFFAMSFYALVLKAVSEKFKKHALNLSGAAIIIYGIYLSFIGFTASNG is encoded by the coding sequence ATGAGTGGCGCGGAGTTTTTTTCGATTTTGAGCGTCGCGGCGCTTAGCTCGGTTGGCCACTGCATAGGTATGTGCAGCGGTTTTGCTATCGTGCTGGCACGGTTTTTGAGCGGAAAAGGTAAAATTTTTAGCGCAGCGATGATAGCGGGGTACAACCTAGCTCGAATTTGCGCTTATATGCTACTTGGCTTTATTTTCGGGTCGCTTGGCGGCGTTTTTACGCTATCTCTTGTGGCGCGAGGCTACCTGTTTTTTGCTATCGGCGTTTTTATGGCGGTTTTGGGCGTCGCGCTCATCAGGCGCGGAGCTGTGTTAAATTTCATCGAGAAAAACGCATTTTTATCCAAAATTTTAAACGAAAAAATGAAAGCCGCAATCTCTAAAAATAGTGTGCTCGGGTTTTTGACGCTCGGGTTTTTAAACGGGCTACTGCCGTGCGGAGTGGTTTATTATTTTTTAGCTTTAGCAGTAGCTAGCGGCAGTGGGGCAAAGGGCGCGGCGATCGCGGCTACGTTTGGCGTAGTTAGCTTTTTTGCGATGAGTTTTTACGCGCTGGTTTTAAAGGCCGTGAGCGAAAAATTTAAAAAACACGCGCTAAATTTAAGCGGCGCGGCGATAATAATTTACGGAATTTATCTATCTTTTATAGGATTTACGGCGAGCAATGGATAA